CCCAGCATTCGAAGATGTTGGGACAGCCGGCCTCCTGACAGACGGTGTGCAGGCCTTCGCGTTTCACGAGGGATTGCAGTTCCCGGTATTCCGGACCCATGGTGGCCTTGGTCTTGATCCAGGACGGCTTCTTCTCGATAGGCGTCTCGCTGTTGCGCGCTTCGAGGCGCAGCAGGCGTCGGCCCTCCGGTGCGACAGTCACGTTGTCACCTTACGAGGTTGGCGGACGGGGCAGCTACTGCGGTCTTGCGTGGCTTCGTCGGGCTCATCGCGGTACCGGCTCTTCCTCCTGCGCGACGGGTTCACCTTCCTGAACCACACCCAGATGCCCCAGAACCTTCGGCAGGACATCAGCCACGGTGGCGGGGTGGCCCAGTTCACGGGAGATGGATGTCACCTCGGCATCGGATATCCCACACGGCACGATGCGGTTGTACCAGCTGAGGTCACAGTCGCAGTTCAAGGCGAAGCCGTGCATGGTGACGCCCTGTGCCACCCGGATGCCGACGGCGCCGACCTTGCGGGCCGGCCCGTGCTGGTCGGCCGGCACCCAGACGCCACTGCGGCCTTTGATGCGCTCCGTGGCCAGCCCGAACTCGGCGCAGACGTCGATCATGAGCTGCTCGACGCGGCGCACGTAGGCGACGACGTCGTAGGTCCGCTGGAGCGCGACGATGGGGTAGCCCACGATCTGGCCCGGTCCGTGCCAGGTGATCTTGCCGCCACGGTCGACGTCGAGCACCGGCGCGCCGGCATCGATCAAGGGCCGCTCGTGTGGCTTGGTGAGCTTGCCGGCGGTATAGACGGGAAGATGTTCGAGAAGCACCACAGTGTCCTCGATCTCACCTGCGACCCTGGCGGCGTGCAAGCGTCGCTGTTCTGCCCACGCGTCCTCGTAGGGCACCGGCGCGTCGTGCTGGATCACCCGGACGTTGCTCATACCTACTGAGCCTATGCCCGTAACCGGCCGGGGCTGTATGGCTTGCATCACGCACCACCCGGCTCCGAAAACAGGTTCCAGACGACGATGCGGCCGTGCCGGGAGCCCGGCGCGAGCTCCTCCCGGTGGACTCCGGTTGGTAACTGGGGGCGAAATACGTCAAAGTTGGTGCTGAGCGCTACCACAGCGGTCTGTAGAGGTCAGAGAAACCTTCCCTGCACCGAAATAGTCACGCGAAAGTTGATCTCAAGCGGCGGCAAACGCCGAACTTTGGAAACATAGAGGCTATGGAGGGGCCGTTGCGCGTACCTGGTTACACCGCCGTACGGCGGCTGGGATCAGCGAACTCGTCAATGTGGCTAGGTACCGACGACGCCACCGGGAATCCGGTGACCCTCAGGCTGGTGAAGGGCGACCCCAGCACGGTCAAAGCCGGACTGAGCAGCGCCATCCTGGTGATGCGCGCGCTCCAGCATCCGCACGTCATCCCGGTGATCGACCTGGTGGACAGCCCTGCGGGGCCGGTGCTGGTCCTCGGGCCGGCCGAAGGCGGCAGTCTCGCGGACATCCTGATGATGCGGCGCATATTGCCTGCTGGCGAAATGGTCACGGCGTGTGCTCCCATCGCCGAGGCCCTGGCCGAGATTCACCAGCACGGAATCGTGCACGGTGCCATCACACCAGACGAGATCGTGTTCGCCCACGACGGCCGGCCGATGCTGGCTGGCATCGGCATCGCTTCGATCGGGGGACAGGTTGATCTGAGCGGGCCGACGATCGCGCCTGAGGTCGTCTCTGGTGTCGGGTTCGCGCCGCCGGCCGACGTGTACAGCATCGCGGCGATGGGTGTCGTGGCTCTGACCGGGCCGGTCTCCGCCGACCGGCTGTTCGCGGCGTCGGCAGAGCATCTGCTCGCCACCGGCGTGGCCCCAGCCGCACAAGCGGTCATCACCCGCGCCATCGGCCGCAATGTCGGGCGCCGTCCCGCGGCCGAGACGCTGGTCAATGCCTTGTACGCGATCGCCGATCCAGAGCCCGTCGAGTTGGTGAGCGAGCCCGAACCTCCTCCCGCCACCCACCC
This portion of the Phytoactinopolyspora mesophila genome encodes:
- the lipB gene encoding lipoyl(octanoyl) transferase LipB, which codes for MSNVRVIQHDAPVPYEDAWAEQRRLHAARVAGEIEDTVVLLEHLPVYTAGKLTKPHERPLIDAGAPVLDVDRGGKITWHGPGQIVGYPIVALQRTYDVVAYVRRVEQLMIDVCAEFGLATERIKGRSGVWVPADQHGPARKVGAVGIRVAQGVTMHGFALNCDCDLSWYNRIVPCGISDAEVTSISRELGHPATVADVLPKVLGHLGVVQEGEPVAQEEEPVPR